From the Amycolatopsis thermoflava N1165 genome, one window contains:
- a CDS encoding maleylacetate reductase: MTHDFVHESRPGRVVFAVGAASRLAGEVERLGLRRLIVLCTPEQAELAAELTAPLGDRIAALHPHATPHVPVAVATTAVARSREIGADGCLAIGGGSSIGLAKAIAKDTGLPVVAVPTTYAGSEMTPIWGLTDGGRKTTGRDPRVLPSTVVYDPRLTLTLPTALSVTSGVNALAHAAEALYAPDGSPITALMAAESARALAAALPRVAADPHDLDARSEALYGAWLAGSVLGATTMSLHHKLCHILGGTFDLPHAETHTAVLPHVLAFNLPAAPRARAALQNAFGAGDPAAHLFRLADDLGADMSLKSLGMPADGVDTVVAQALSAPYANPRPVTEHDLRILLGNALTGSCPTEDT; encoded by the coding sequence ATGACCCACGACTTCGTGCACGAGAGCCGTCCCGGCCGGGTCGTCTTCGCGGTGGGCGCGGCGAGCCGGCTGGCCGGCGAGGTCGAGCGGCTGGGCCTGCGCAGGCTGATCGTGCTGTGCACCCCGGAACAGGCGGAACTGGCCGCCGAGCTCACCGCACCGCTCGGCGACCGGATCGCGGCGCTGCACCCGCACGCCACCCCGCACGTGCCGGTCGCGGTCGCGACGACGGCGGTCGCACGCAGCCGGGAGATCGGCGCCGACGGATGCCTCGCCATCGGTGGTGGTTCCTCCATCGGCCTGGCCAAGGCGATCGCGAAAGACACCGGGCTGCCCGTCGTCGCGGTGCCCACGACCTACGCCGGCTCGGAGATGACGCCGATCTGGGGCCTGACCGACGGCGGCCGCAAGACCACCGGCCGCGATCCCCGTGTCCTGCCGTCCACTGTGGTCTACGACCCGCGGCTGACCCTCACCCTGCCGACGGCCCTGTCGGTCACCAGCGGCGTCAACGCCCTCGCCCACGCCGCCGAAGCGCTCTACGCGCCCGACGGCTCACCGATCACCGCGTTGATGGCGGCCGAGTCGGCACGCGCCCTCGCCGCCGCACTCCCCCGGGTCGCCGCCGATCCGCACGACCTCGACGCCCGATCCGAGGCCCTCTACGGAGCGTGGCTCGCCGGCAGCGTGCTGGGCGCGACCACGATGTCGTTGCACCACAAGCTGTGCCACATCCTCGGCGGCACGTTCGACCTCCCGCACGCCGAAACCCACACCGCGGTACTCCCGCACGTTCTCGCGTTCAACCTCCCGGCCGCACCCCGGGCACGGGCCGCGTTGCAGAACGCGTTCGGGGCCGGCGATCCGGCCGCGCACCTGTTCCGCCTCGCCGACGACCTCGGCGCCGACATGTCCCTCAAGTCGCTCGGGATGCCGGCGGACGGTGTGGACACCGTGGTGGCCCAGGCGTTGTCCGCGCCCTACGCCAATCCCCGGCCGGTGACGGAACACGACCTGCGGATCCTGCTCGGCAATGCCCTCACCGGCTCCTGTCCAACGGAGGACACGTGA
- a CDS encoding sugar phosphate isomerase/epimerase family protein, giving the protein MKHLNCSASTLRTADLPTRVAAAAEAGFTGIGLRVSDYLGTDLSDGQIRDLLDQHGLRVLEVEHNWDWSLGADPAEEAMFRLADRIGVRHLNVPMFQAHPIADLVEPFGALCDRAAEHGVLVGFEFLPYSHVRTLAQVWEVVAAADRRNGGITLDLWHWFRSGATPGDLDGIPATKITTVQLCDVRPEPDPDMTEEARHRRLLPGRGAGDTLAVLGALRDRGVTAPVSVEVFSDDLDARPAGESARLAFAAGAEVLDRAGLAAPEWTTNLEEGR; this is encoded by the coding sequence ATGAAACACCTCAACTGCAGCGCCAGCACGCTGCGCACGGCGGACCTGCCCACCCGCGTGGCCGCCGCGGCCGAGGCCGGGTTCACCGGCATCGGGCTGCGGGTGAGCGACTACCTCGGCACGGACCTGTCCGACGGGCAGATCCGCGACCTGCTGGACCAGCACGGACTGCGGGTGCTCGAAGTGGAGCACAACTGGGACTGGTCCCTGGGCGCGGATCCGGCGGAGGAGGCCATGTTCCGGCTCGCCGACCGGATCGGGGTGCGGCACCTCAATGTGCCGATGTTCCAGGCGCACCCGATCGCGGACCTGGTGGAGCCGTTCGGGGCGCTGTGCGACCGCGCCGCCGAGCACGGTGTGCTGGTCGGCTTCGAGTTCCTGCCCTACAGCCACGTCCGCACGCTCGCCCAGGTGTGGGAGGTGGTCGCCGCGGCGGACCGGCGCAACGGCGGGATCACCCTCGACCTGTGGCACTGGTTCCGCTCCGGCGCCACGCCCGGCGACCTCGACGGCATTCCCGCCACCAAGATCACCACGGTGCAGCTGTGCGACGTCCGGCCCGAACCGGACCCCGACATGACCGAGGAGGCCCGCCACCGGCGGCTGCTCCCCGGCCGCGGCGCCGGGGACACGCTCGCCGTGCTCGGCGCCCTGCGCGACCGCGGCGTCACCGCGCCGGTGTCGGTGGAGGTCTTCTCCGACGACCTCGACGCCCGCCCCGCCGGGGAGTCGGCCCGGCTCGCCTTCGCCGCGGGCGCCGAGGTCCTCGACCGCGCCGGACTGGCCGCGCCGGAGTGGACGACCAATCTCGAGGAGGGCCGATGA
- a CDS encoding nuclear transport factor 2 family protein — MPTSLEDRLELRELVDNWVVWRDAGDWDRFATVWHPTQGWMTATWFQGPAAEFIAVSREGFERGVNILHFLGGHSADVHGDRAVVQTKMTISQRASVDGVEADVVCTGRFYDFCCRHEGEWKIVRRQPIYEKDRLDPVDPAARLELDTALLNRFPSGYRHLAYLQTKAGFTVKTGLPGLTGEAVLRLYDEGAKWLAGSATAGEVGKG; from the coding sequence GTGCCGACAAGCCTCGAAGACAGGCTGGAACTGCGTGAACTCGTCGACAACTGGGTCGTCTGGCGCGACGCCGGGGACTGGGACCGCTTCGCGACGGTCTGGCACCCGACCCAGGGGTGGATGACCGCCACCTGGTTCCAGGGCCCGGCCGCGGAGTTCATCGCGGTCAGCCGCGAGGGATTCGAGCGTGGCGTGAACATCCTGCACTTCCTCGGCGGCCACAGCGCCGACGTGCACGGCGACCGGGCCGTCGTCCAGACGAAGATGACCATCAGCCAGCGCGCGAGCGTCGACGGGGTCGAGGCCGACGTCGTGTGCACCGGCCGGTTCTACGACTTCTGCTGCCGCCACGAGGGCGAATGGAAGATCGTGCGCAGGCAGCCGATCTACGAGAAGGACCGGCTCGACCCCGTCGACCCGGCCGCGCGGCTGGAACTCGACACCGCACTGTTGAACCGGTTCCCGTCCGGGTACCGCCACCTGGCGTACCTGCAGACCAAGGCCGGGTTCACAGTCAAGACCGGGCTGCCCGGACTCACCGGCGAAGCGGTGCTCCGCCTGTACGACGAGGGCGCCAAATGGCTCGCGGGCTCGGCCACCGCGGGCGAAGTCGGCAAAGGATGA
- a CDS encoding alpha/beta fold hydrolase, translating into MTDHPTIVLVHGMWHGGWAWERVASLLEADGYPCVRVTLPGKDRAPGDPTFRGHCDHLVRVLAGIPGDIVLVGHSYSGALLTEVGDAPGVRALVYLSAFCLEPGESVASVNDAEAGSQAGKDDIRQVGDYLVIDPDTARHAFYHDCTPSDAASAAARLTPEHADARTAVVSRAAWRTVPAHFVVCTLDRACTPEVQRKMAARVGSVSELESSHSPMLSMPGAVADTIVKVATEHAS; encoded by the coding sequence ATGACCGACCATCCCACCATCGTCCTCGTGCACGGGATGTGGCACGGCGGCTGGGCCTGGGAACGCGTCGCGTCCCTGCTCGAAGCCGACGGCTACCCCTGCGTCCGGGTCACGCTGCCCGGCAAGGACCGGGCCCCGGGGGATCCGACGTTCCGCGGGCACTGCGACCACCTCGTCCGCGTGCTCGCCGGCATCCCCGGCGACATCGTGCTCGTCGGCCACTCCTACTCCGGCGCCCTGCTCACCGAGGTCGGCGACGCCCCAGGCGTGCGCGCCCTGGTCTACCTGAGCGCGTTCTGCCTGGAACCCGGGGAGTCGGTCGCCTCCGTCAACGACGCCGAAGCGGGCTCCCAGGCGGGCAAGGACGACATCCGCCAGGTCGGCGACTACCTGGTCATCGACCCGGACACCGCGCGGCACGCCTTCTACCACGACTGCACGCCCTCGGACGCGGCGAGCGCGGCCGCACGTCTCACCCCGGAGCACGCCGACGCCCGCACCGCGGTCGTCTCCCGCGCGGCCTGGCGCACGGTCCCCGCCCACTTCGTCGTCTGCACGCTCGACCGGGCCTGCACGCCGGAGGTCCAGCGCAAGATGGCCGCGAGGGTGGGCTCGGTGAGCGAACTCGAATCGAGCCACTCCCCCATGCTGTCGATGCCCGGCGCCGTGGCCGACACGATCGTCAAGGTCGCGACGGAGCACGCGTCATGA
- a CDS encoding intradiol ring-cleavage dioxygenase, whose protein sequence is MTGFSEDTSAQVVAESFAGTPDPRLKQVLTSLVEHVHAFVKDVELTDAEWQQAIDFLTATGHMCDGTRQEFVLLSDVLGVSMLVDAINNRKSAAATDTTVLGPFHMVDSPPRELGANISLDGNGEPCVFAGQVRSSDGTPLPGARVDVWQANGAGYYDVQQPGVQPERNLRGLFVTDEHGRFWLRTVVPRYYPIPDDGPVGRLLAATKRHPNRPAHIHVIADAAGHAPLTTHVFVEGSPYLDSDTVFGVKESLIRPVTDVDDPDRARRYGVANPFRLIEFDIVLDRVVSNEVRR, encoded by the coding sequence ATGACCGGGTTTTCCGAAGACACCTCCGCGCAGGTCGTCGCCGAGAGTTTCGCCGGCACCCCTGATCCGCGGCTGAAGCAGGTCCTGACGAGCCTCGTCGAGCACGTGCACGCGTTCGTCAAGGACGTCGAGCTCACCGACGCCGAGTGGCAGCAGGCGATCGATTTCCTCACCGCGACCGGCCACATGTGCGACGGCACCCGGCAGGAGTTCGTCCTGCTCTCCGACGTGCTCGGGGTGTCGATGCTCGTCGACGCGATCAACAACCGGAAATCCGCCGCCGCCACCGACACCACGGTCCTCGGCCCGTTCCACATGGTCGACTCCCCGCCGCGCGAGCTCGGCGCGAACATCTCGCTCGACGGCAACGGTGAGCCGTGCGTGTTCGCCGGGCAGGTCCGCTCCTCCGACGGCACCCCGCTGCCGGGCGCGCGGGTCGACGTGTGGCAGGCCAACGGCGCCGGGTACTACGACGTGCAGCAACCCGGCGTGCAGCCCGAGCGGAACCTGCGCGGGCTGTTCGTCACCGACGAGCACGGCCGGTTCTGGCTGCGCACGGTGGTGCCCCGCTACTACCCGATCCCGGACGACGGACCGGTCGGGCGGCTGCTCGCCGCCACCAAGCGGCACCCGAACCGGCCCGCGCACATCCACGTCATCGCCGACGCCGCCGGCCACGCCCCGCTCACCACCCACGTCTTCGTGGAAGGCAGCCCGTACCTGGACTCCGACACGGTGTTCGGGGTCAAGGAGTCGCTGATCCGGCCGGTCACCGACGTCGACGACCCGGATCGCGCCCGGCGCTACGGGGTCGCGAACCCGTTCCGGCTCATCGAGTTCGACATCGTCCTGGATCGCGTCGTCTCAAACGAGGTGCGGCGATGA
- a CDS encoding SDR family NAD(P)-dependent oxidoreductase: MTAPVAIVTGGAGGMGTAIATALLADGFRVALLDRRGAKEAADQFTGEVLGVEADVTDEASVQAAVEQVEATWGRVDALVNNAGIEPPHTVADLDLATWQATLQVNLTGPVLLMKHCVPLWRRQGGGRVVSIGSRVWLGGGWTPAYSASKAGLVGLTRVACRELGPLGVTVNVVAPSFVHTAFNAQKADPEFLDDYTGRFAAASPLGRLVEPADVANTVAFLVSDRARNITGEVIHVAAGTQLAPAIR; this comes from the coding sequence ATGACCGCCCCAGTCGCGATCGTGACCGGTGGCGCGGGCGGCATGGGCACGGCCATCGCCACGGCCCTGCTCGCTGACGGCTTCCGGGTCGCGCTGCTGGACCGCCGCGGCGCGAAGGAGGCCGCGGATCAGTTCACCGGCGAGGTCCTGGGGGTCGAGGCCGACGTCACCGACGAGGCATCGGTCCAGGCCGCCGTCGAGCAGGTGGAGGCCACCTGGGGCCGGGTCGACGCGCTGGTGAACAACGCCGGCATCGAGCCGCCGCACACCGTCGCGGACCTGGACCTCGCAACCTGGCAGGCGACGTTGCAGGTCAACCTGACCGGGCCGGTGCTGCTGATGAAGCACTGCGTGCCGCTGTGGCGGCGGCAGGGCGGCGGCCGCGTGGTGTCGATCGGCTCACGCGTGTGGCTCGGCGGCGGCTGGACGCCGGCGTACTCCGCGTCGAAGGCGGGACTCGTCGGGCTGACCCGGGTGGCCTGCCGCGAACTGGGCCCGCTCGGGGTCACGGTCAACGTCGTCGCGCCGAGTTTCGTGCACACCGCGTTCAACGCCCAGAAGGCCGATCCGGAGTTCCTCGACGACTACACCGGCCGGTTCGCCGCCGCCTCGCCGCTGGGCAGGCTCGTGGAGCCCGCCGACGTCGCGAACACCGTGGCCTTCCTGGTGTCCGACCGCGCCCGCAACATCACGGGCGAAGTGATACACGTCGCCGCCGGCACTCAGCTGGCGCCGGCGATCCGATGA